From the Vicinamibacterales bacterium genome, the window TCGGGTACTCTGGAAACGCGGCCGTCGAGGCAAGTGCATGCAGCAACATGAACCCGACGCCAGCCGCAGCACCACAGAGAACGGCCATCCTCCGCAGCACCGTTCCGGGTCTGATGGCATCCGTCCGGGTCAGGAGCAGGGCCACGATGTGGAGCAGGCCGACATGAACCCACAACGCAAATGCGACATAGCGGGGCGCGAGGGAGTAGCTCGGAGAGAATCCCAACCGCCCTGCGACGATGAGCACACCAGAGAGCAATCCAAATCCCAGAAAGGCAAGCCACGGCGCAGCGGCGGCCAGCAGTCCCTGAGCACGGCGATGTCTCACCAGGACGCCAAGCACCGTCGCCGCCACGGCGAGTTCGACTCCACCGAACAGCGCCGGCACGGCGACGTGGCTCGGCGACCCGTCGTAGACGGACGAACCGAAGTACAGAAGAAATGCCCGAACCGCATCCCAAGGATGCTCCAGCGCGATGGTCATCTTCGGATGCCACGGCGGTCGCTGGTAACCGTGGAAGTAGGCCCACGCGGCGAGCACGCCGCAGCCGACCCAGAACGCCACCGCCGCGATGCCAGCGTGCCGGCGCAGACGAGCGGGGCGTCTCGAAATCTCAACCGATTCCACGACCAGCGGAACGAAGATCCACAGGCTGAGCCCGTTCGAGAAGGAGTACATCCCGACGACACAGCACAGCGCGGCGACAACGCGCTTCGCCCACGCCCGCCAGCCAGAGTACGCCACCAGGATCCCAAGCGCCAGGCACAAAGGCGGCACGAACACGATGAACTGGATGCCCCACAGGGGGTTCTGGTATTGGACGAGCGAATAGAGCATCAGCGACGTACCGGCAAGAACGAGCAGGCGGATCTGAAGCGTCGTCTTGAGCGTCTGTCGGGCCACGAAATACAGCGCGGCCAGCAGCGCAGCCATGATGCCCTGCTGAAGGAACAGCTCGGCCTTGACGTTCCAATTGGTGAGGAGCGCGAGCCCGAAGATCACCAGCTTTGGAAACGGCAGTCGGCTCTCGTTGACCTGGCAGAAGAGATCGCTCCATTCCCATTGTGCGGACACCAACTTCCTGAACACAAGGACCATGTGCCAGGAATCGTGCACCGGGACGTCCACGCCGTAGCGCCAGACGACCCATAGCATCAAGGCGGCTGGTGCACAAGCCAGGCAAACGAGCGCCGCGGTCTCGCCGCGTTGACGGTGTGGCCCTGTCGTGTCGGCGGGCCCGATTGCAGGAGATTCGGTCGTAGGCCTCATGGGTCGCTCAGTCTCCGCTATGCGATGCGCGGTTGTCAATCGCCGAAGCGGTCGGCACTCCGAGCCCCAGGAGTGCCCGGACCGGGGCTATACTCACCCCTCATGAGCACGCTTGACCGTCGCGAGTTCCTGGCGAGCGTCGCGGCCGGTGTCGCGGCCGGCACGGTTCCGCTCGCCACCGAAGGCGGGACCATGGCCGCAACGCCCGGGCTCGAACAGCCGGCGCCGAAGGCCGCGGACGGCCTCGCCCAGCCCGCGTTCCGTCCGCTGCCGCTTGGTGCGGTGCGGCCCCGTGGCTGGCTGCAGCGCCAGTTGAGGATTCAGGCCGACGGCCTCACTGGACACCTCGACGAGTTCTGGCCGGACGTCGGCCAGAGCCAGTGGTTCGGGGGCACTGCGGAAGGCTGGGAGCGTGCGCCCTACTGGCTCGACGGCGCCATCCCGCTCGCGTGGCTGCTCGACGACCAGCCGATGAAGACGCGCCTCTCGCGCTACGTCGACTACATCGTCGCGCACCAGCGCGCCGACGGCTGGTACGGTCCGTACCCCGAGGATGCCGTCGCGAAGCGGTACGACATGTGGGCGATCCTCCTCGCCAACAAGGTGCTCGCCCAGTATCACGACGCGACCGGCGACCGACGCGTCCTCGACGCTGTCGTCCGAAGCCTGCGCGCGGTCCACGCCGGCCTCGATCGCACGCCGCTCTACGGCTGGGGCAAGTTCCGGTGGTACGAAGGGGTCGTCGCCACCCTCTACGCATACGAGCGGACGCACGAGCCGTGGCTGCTCGACCTCGCGCGAAAGCTCCGCACGCAGGGCGTGGATTTCCAGAAGCTGCTCGCAACCAACGATCTCGCGGTCCCGACGCCGCGCCGCGGGCTGTGGAAGTGGACCAAGCACGTGGTCAACACGGCGATGGCCACCAAGGCCTCGGCGCTGAGCTGGCGCCTCGATCAACGCCCGACCGATCGCGCGTTCGCCACGGCGATGATCGAGTTCCTCGACAGGCATCACGGCCAGGTCACCGGGATGTTCTCCGGCGACGAGTGCCTGGCGGGCAGAAACCCGCTTCAGGGCACCGAGCTCTGCTCGGTCGTCGAGTTCATGTACTCGCTCGAACACCTCTTCGCGGTCTTCGGCGACCCGGTGTTCGGCGATCGCCTCGAGCGCGTCGCGTTCAATGCCCTGCCGGCGACGTTCGCGCCCGACATGTGGTCGCATCAGTACGACCAGCAGGTCAACCAGGTGCAGTGCACGATCAACCCGGACCACCACTGGACGACCAACGGACCGGAGTCGAACCTCTACGGCCTCGAGCCCAACTTCGGATGTTGCACGTCGAACATGCACCAGGGGTGGCCGAAGTTCGTCGCACACCTGTGGATGAAGACTCCGGACGAGGGTCTGGTGGCAGCAGCGTGGGCCCCGTGCCTCGTCGAGACCCGCCTGCGCGACGTCCCCGTGTCCATGACGGTGGAGACCGACTATCCGTTCAGGGACATCATCAAGGTCACGGTCGCGCCCGGCGATCCCGTGCGCTTCCCGCTCCTGCTCCGCGTGCCGGCGTGGGCCGTGGGCCCGTCGGTGCGCGTCGGGTCAGGCCCGGAACAGCCGATGGCTCCGGGCACGCTGCACCGAATCGAGCGCGAGTGGACCAAGCCCGTGGACCTCACGCTGCGCTTCCCGATGCACGCGAAGACCTCCGTGCGCTACAACGAGGCCGTGGCCGTGGAACGCGGCCCGCTCGTGTACTCGCTGCAGATCGGCGAGGAGTGGTCCCGCGTGAACGCCGACAAGCCGCACCGTGAGTTGCCGCACGGCGACTTCGACGTGCGCCCGACGACGCCGTGGAACTACGGGATTGTCGTGGACGACGGGCCTCAGGGCGACAGCCTGACGTTCTTAGAGCGCCCCATCGGCGAACGGCCGTTCTCACCAGGCGGCGCGGGCGTGGTGGCGACGGCGAAGGCGCGGCAGATCCCGAGCTGGAAGCTGAGCGCCGGCTGGGCCGGCGAAATCTCGCCACCCGACGTCGCGTGGTCGGACCCGGGAAAGGCCGTCACCGACCAGCCGGTGACCGAGGTGACCCTGATCCCGTATGGCTGCACGAACATCAGGATCACGGAGTTCCCAAGGGTTCGCCGGCCGTAGCCCGCGTCGGATCCCCCGATGGAGCTCCCGGGCGGCGGCCGGGGAATTCGGCTTCAGGGAGGTTCCGCCATTGCGGTTTGAGCGATATAATTGTCGGCAACCGTGCAGGCATTCGTCGGACATCACGCGTCCTGATGCCTGTTGTCGATATTTTTTTCTGCGTCGATGACCTCCGTTTTCCGCTCGGGTGCGTCGTCTGCCCCGGGCCGACCAACTCATTAGCGCTGAGGAGTAGTGCTCATGCCCAAGTACAAGATCGCGTGGCTCCCCGGAGACGGCATCGGCGTGGACGTCATGGAGGCGGCCCGCATCATCCTCGATCGGATCGCCCTGGACGCCGAGTACATCCACGGGGACATCGGCTGGGAGTTCTGGCGGACGGAGGGCGACGCATTCCCGGCCCGGACGATTGAGTTGCTCAAGAACGTCAACGCGGCGATGTTCGGCGCGATCACCTCGAAGCCGGCCAAGGCCGCCGAGGCGGAGCTCGTCGAGTCGCTGAAGGGGAAGGGGCTGCAGTACCGCTCGCCGATTGTCCGGATGCGGCAGACATTCGATCTCTACAACTGCCTGCGCCCGTGCAAGGCGTACCCGGGCAACCCGCTGAACTTCAAGGAAGGCCTCGACTTGGTGATCTTCCGCGAGAACACCGAGGACCTCTACTCCGGCGTCGAGTTCGCGCCGGTGCCGGCGGAACTGGCGGCGACGCTCGGTAAGCTCAGTAAGGCCTTTGCGCCGTTCCAGTCGCTCGACGCGAACGACTACGCGGTGTCCTGCAAGATCAACACGCGGAAGGGCTCCGAGCGCATCGCGCGTGCCGCCTTCGAGTTCGCCAGGAAGTTCGGCCGCAAGAAGGTCACCGTAGTGCACAAGGCCAACGTCGTCCGTGCGACGGACAATCTCTTCCTCGAGATGGCGCGCTCGGTCGCGAAGGGTTTTCCCGAGATCCAGATGGACGAGGCCAACGTCGACGCCCTGACGATGTGGCTGCTGAAGAACCCGTTCAACTATGACGTGCTCGTCGCGCCGAACCTCTACGGCGACATCGTGTCCGACCTGTGCGCGCAGATGGTCGGCGGCCTGGGCTTCGGCTGCTCGGGCAACATCGGCGAGAAACTGGCGGTGTTCGAGCCGACGCACGGGTCGGCGCCGAAATACGCCGGGCTGTACAAGGCGAATCCGATCGCAACGATCCTGACCGCCAAGATGATGCTGGACTGGCTCGGCGAGGTCGAGAAAGCGACGCGCCTCGAGAAGGCCGTGGCCGCCGTCATCGCGGAGGGCAAGGTCCGGACGTACGACATGGGCGGGAAGGCCACGACGCTCGAGATGGCCGAGGCGATCGCGGCGAAGCTGTAGCCGCACAAAGGAGATCGAACATGGCGGGTATGACAGTCGTGCAGAAGATCCTGGCGCGGGCGACGGGCCGGGCCTCGGTGGACGTCGGCGAGGTCGTCGAGCCGGCCGTCGACCTGGCCATGTCCCACGAGAACGCCGCGCTGGTCATGAACCAGTTCGAGGACGTGTTCAACGGGACCGGCCTCGACGCGAAGGTCTGGGATCCGTCGAAGCTGGCCATCATCTTCGATCACCGCGTGCCCGCGGAGAGCTCGAAGACGGCCACCAATCAGAAGAAGATCCGCGGGTTCGTGGCCAAGCAGGGGATCGCCCGCTTCCACGACATCCGCGCGGACGAGGGCGGAATCTGTCATCAGATCCTGACGGAATACGGCTATTCCCGTCCCGGCATGGTCGTCGTCGGCACCGACAGCCACACGACGACGCACGGGGCGATGGGAGCCTTCGCCTTCGGCATCGGGGCCACGGAGATGGCGGGCGTCTGGGCCCTCGGCACCATCTTCAACGTCGAGGTGCCCGGAACCATCAAGGTCGTGGTCAACGGCGTGATGTCGCCCCACGTGCTGCCGAAGGACCTCATCCTCCATGTGGTCGGCAAGTTGACGGCCGAGGGCGCGAATTTCAAGGTCATCGAGTTCCACGGCGACACGATTCGACGCATGCCGACATCGGGCCGGCTGGTGCTGTGCAACATGTCCGTCGAAGCCGGCGCGACGGCGGGCATCGTCCCGTGCGACGACGAGACGCTGCGGTACCTGCGCGAGGACGCTGGCGTGACGGACCCGACTGACGCGGTGAGGCCGGACGCCGACGCCGTGTACGACCGGGTGCTCGAGATCGACGCGGCCTCGCTGGGTCCCCAGATCGCGTGCCCACACACGGTTGACAACGTCAAGCCGGTTGGCGACGTGGCCGGTACGACGGTGAACCAGATCGTCATCGGGTCGTGCACGAACGGCCGGCTCGACGACCTCGAGATCGCGGCCGGCATCCTGCGCGGCCGCAAGGTGGCGCGCGGGGTGCGGATGATCGTGTTCCCGGCCTCGTGGCGGATCTACCGGGCCGCGATGAAGCAGGGTGTCCTCGCGGACCTCGTGGACGCGGGCGCCGTCGTGATGAACCCGGGGTGCGGATGCTGCCTCGGCATCCACCAGGGCGCGCTCGGCGACGGTGAGGTGGCGCTGTCCACGACGAACCGGAACTTCAAGGGACGGATGGGCAATCCGAAGTCGGAGGTCTATCTCTGCTCGCCGGCAGTGGCGGCGGCCTCCGCGCTGACGGGTGTCATCACCGATCCGAGAGCCTGAGAGAGAGGAACAGCCATGGCAAAGGTCGTGTTGAAAGTCGGAGATGACATCTCCACGGACCACATCTACCCGGGTCGCTTCATGGCGACCGTGCTGCCGTCGGAGACGCCGCAGTTCGCGTTCGCCGATTTCGAGTTCAACGCCCGCCTGAAGTCGGGCCAGGTGGAACAGGGCAGCGTGATCGTGGGCAACAACAACTTCGGCTGCGGGTCGTCGCGGGAGCAGGCGGCGTCGTGCCTGAAGGGCTACGAGTTGACCGTGATCGCCAAGGGTTTCGCGCGGATCTTCCTGCAGAACTCGTGCAACCTCGGCCTGAGGACGATCATCTGCCCGGCAATCGAAGCCTCGGAAGGTGATGAACTGGAGATCGGCGAGACCAAGGTCGTGAACAAGACCACGGGCCGCACGTTCGCGATCGAGCCGCTGCCCAAGGCGCGGCAGGCCATCATCGACGCCGGCGGGCTCATCGCCTACACGCGCCACCGCGTGTTGCAGAAGTACGGCAAGGCGTAGGTAACGTTCGATGTGCAGGGGCGCGACGGCTTGCGCCCCTGCAGTGCCTCCTGGCCAGCCCTCGATTCCGGACGGCTCGAAGCCCGCCTCCATCCAGCGTCAGTCGAGCGTAGGCCTCGACTTCGGCTCGTCGAGGCGCGGCGCTTCACCGATCTCACGGGGCCGTCTCGAACGTTGCCAGTCCCTTCAGATTCCCACGCCCGCACCTGGCGTCAGCGGGTTGCCGCGGATGCGCCCTGGATCCCCGCGAAGTGGTCGGCGATCCACTCGATCCACCGCCGCTGCACGTCGCGCTGGTGCACCGGGTCAGCCGCGTTGTGGCCGGCCAGCGGATAGGCGATGAATCTCGTCTCCACGCGGTTGTCCTTCAGCGCGTGGTAGAGCTTGTAGGACTGCGTCACGGTGACGCGGTAGTCGCCCGTGTTCGACATGACGAGGGTCGGCGCCGTGATCTTCGTCGCGTACGTGATCGGCGACTGTGCGCGGTACGCGTCCATCAGCGCCCCGGTCCACGGCGAACCGCCGAACGAGCCCGCCCCGCCGACGTTGCCGTCGTTCAGGTTGTACTGGTCGAGCCAGTCGGTGACGGCCGCTCCCGCGACGGCGACGGCGAATCCGGGGTAGTGCCCCGCCAGCCACGTGGTCATGTAGCCGCCGTACGACCAGCCGGACACCGCCACGCGCGCCTCGTCCACCACGCCGCGCTTCTTGACCGCCGCGACACCCGCCATGACGTCGCGCCCGGGACCATCGCCCGCGTCATTGAGGATGGCACTCTGGTACGCATTGCCGAGGTGGTCGCTGCCACGGTAGTTCGGCTGGAAGACGATCCACCCTTGCGAGGCGAAGATCTGGGCCTGTGACGAGAACGCCTCCAACGAGGCCGTCCGCGGGCCGCCGTGGACCACGAGGACGAGCGGGTACTTCCTGCCGGGCGTGAAGTCCGGCGGGTAGGTGAGAATCCCGTTGTGCATGAACGCGTCCGACTTCCACTCGATCACTTCCGAGCGCCCGAGGCTCATCGCGGCGATGTCGGCATTGAAGTCCGTCAGCTTCCTCGGTGCGGTCGAGGCCGAAGCCATGTAGTACAGTTCCGCAGGCGTTCTGGGGTCGCTGCCGGCGAACGCGATCGACCCGGCGCGACCGACGGTGACGTCCACCCAGAACGACGAGGCCGGGCTCACGGTCCCGAGATCCAACCTGCGGGCCGCGCCGACGAGCGGTTGCAGCCACAAGGAGACGCGTGAGCCGTCGTTGCCGCCGACGAGGAGCGACTGTCCATCAGGCATCCAGATCGAACGCGCGAGATTGCGATCGATCGAGCGGGTGAGACTTCTGCCGGCGCCGCCTGCGACCGGGACCACGTGCACCTCGTTGCCGTTCGACCGTGCGCCGTCCCGCGGGTACCAGTACGCGATCTGCGTCCCGTCGGGCGAGAAGCTCGGATACCCCTCGAACTTCTCCCCTCGCGCAACGGCACGGATCGCGCCGTTACCGACCTCCACCACCTGGGCGGTGCTCTGCCCGCGGTCTCCCGAGTGCGCGCTGGCGGTCCGCACGAACGCCAGCAGCTTTCCGTCGGGTGACCACGAGAGCGGCGACGCCGGCGCGCCCGGGGGAAACGCGACGGGAAGGCTCCACGTGCCGCTCGTCAGGCGACGCGGGGAGCCGCCGTCGGCCGAGACGAGCCAGATGTGCGTCGACGTCGGAGCGGCCGTCGTCAGGAAGTTGTCGTTGGTCACCTCGAACGAGTGGTTGAACCGGTCGGCGCCCTTTCGCTGCTCTGGCTCATCGGCCGTGGCGTATGCGACCGTCCTGCCGTCGGGCGACCAGGCGAACTGCTGGACGCCGGTCGGCGAGTTGGACAGCCGGCGTGCATCGCCCCCGGCCATCGGCATCACGAAGATCTGGAGGGCGGCGTCGCGGCCGCTGCCCGACAGCGCGAGGAAGGCGAGGCGATCGCCGGTGGGCGACCAGCGCGGGTGGGCGACGCTCCGGCGGTCCACGGTGAGCGGGCGACGGGCGAGGCTGGCGATGTCGACGAGCACCAGTTCGCTGTCACTGCGATTCTCCTCGTAGTTCGGGCGGGCCACCACCACGACGATCGACTGGCCATCGGGAGAGATCTGCGGATCCGACACCCGCACCAGCCTGCCGAGATCGTCCAACCGCATGGGCCGGGTCCCGGCCGCGGCCGGGGACACCAGCGCGGCCACCAACACGAGAGCAGAGAAGACGGAGATCGCGTGTCGCTTCATGGTGTGCCTCGAAGGGGCGGGGTTGATGCGCGATGATACACGGCCGCCGCGCCGGCGGCCCCGCGGTCACTTCCGGAAGTCGAACGGCGGCGTCGCGCCCGCGACCGACGTGTACTTGAATGCCGCCCCGCCCCGTTTCTGCAGGAACTCCTCCTTCGCCTTCGCAAGCGTCGCGGGGTTCTGCATCAGGTCGGTCACCGTCAGCGCCATCGTCTTGGCCGCCACGAGCATCCCCTTCGCCCCGATGGACATGCCGGCGCAGGCGACAGCCTGCCAGCTGTGCGCGGGCACCCCCGGCGAGAAGGTCGCGGCGCCCATCTGCGCGGTCGGCACGTTCCAACTGACGTCACCCATGTCGGTGGACGCCGACCCGACGAGGCCGGTCCTCATCGGCTGCACTGCCTTCTGGGCGCCCATCGGCGTGGCGGGGCTGATCAGCGTGGCGCGAATCTTCTCCGCGAAGGCCTGTTCGTCTGGCGTGTAGTCGAAGCCGCCGACGCGCTGCAGACTGCGATACTGGACGGCCGACAGGGTTTCGTTCGGCAGGACGTTCCAGTACGACGTGATGACCTCGTGCTCGACGCGCGTGCCGGTGCCCATCGCCGCCCCCTCGGCCGCCTTCAGGATGCGGTCCCAGATGCCCTCGAGCGTACGCATGTCGGGATGCCGCGCCTGGTACTCGCCCTCGGCGTAGTCGGGCACGATGTTCGAGGCGACGCCGCCCTTCTTGATGATGTAGTGGATGCGCGTCTCCTGCGGCACGTGCTCGCGCATCATGTTGATCATGTAGTCGAAGGCCTCCACCCCGTCGAGGGCGGAGCGGCCGCGGTCGGGCGACGCGGCGGCGTGAGCAGCCGTGCCGTAGAACCGGAACGTCGCGGCGATCGTCGCGAGCGAGCTGGCCGGGTTCGCCTGGTTCTGGTCTCCGGGATGCCAGCCGATGACGGCATCGACGTCGGAGAACAGCCCCGCGCGGACCATGTAGACCTTGCCGCCGCCGCCCTCCTCCGCCGGCGACCCGTAGTAGCGCACGGTGCCGGCGCGGTGTCCCTGCTGCAGCCACGCCTTGACGGCGATCGCGGCCGCGGCCGACGCGGTGCCCAGCAGGTTGTGGCCGCAGCCGTGCCCGGGGGATCCGACCGTGACGGGACTTCGCGCCGGGTCTCCGGCGCGCTGTGACAGCCCGGGCAGCGCGTCGAACTCGCCCATGAGCACGATCACGGGCTTCCCGCTGCCGTAGGTGGCGGTGAAGGCCGTCGGCATGCCGGCGGCTCCCTTCGACACGGTGAAGCCCGCGTCCGCCAGGGTCTTCTGCAGCAGGGCGCTGCTCCGCTCCTCCTGATAGCCCAGTTCCGCGAAGTCCCAGATCTGCTTCGCGACCGCCGCGTAGCGGTCCTTGTCCGCGTCGATCGACGCCAGGATGCCGGCGGCCGGGTCGGGGAGCTGCTGGGCCGATCCCGCCAGCACGGCGACGACGACGAGGGCGGCGGCAGTCAGGGTGCGTGTCAGCATGGATCCTCCGGCGAGACCACCCGGCATCCGCGGGATGCGGCATGGTCGGTGGAATGGCGTTCCGGCACGTGATGCTCGCGAGCGGCGCCAGCGCGCGATCGGCAGCCGCCTTCTGGAAGGCGGCGAGGTCGGCCGGCGCGCGGTCCTTCGCGAGCAGCGCGGCTGTCTGCGACATCCTACCGGATCCCGCGCCGATCGGTTTCGGCAATCGGCCGGCCCCGTTCACCACGTATCAGTCGAGCGTGGGCATCGACTTCGGTTCGTCGTCGTGGATCCCTGTCGTGAACGCCAGGGTGAGTAGCGCCTGCTGCTCCATCTGATGCGCCTTCCCGGAGCCGGTCGCCGGGCTCGCCGAGGCGCGGCGCTTCACGGACGTCACACCGGGATGCCGGACGATCGTCCGGAGCCTGGGCAGCACGTAGAAGTGCGCCCCCATGTTCTTCGGCTCCTCCTGCACCCACGTCACCTCGCGGGCTTCCGGATACCGGTCGAGCGCCTTCGTCAGCGGCGTGGCCGGGAACGGGTACAACTGTTCGAGGCCGAGAATCG encodes:
- a CDS encoding beta-L-arabinofuranosidase domain-containing protein encodes the protein MSTLDRREFLASVAAGVAAGTVPLATEGGTMAATPGLEQPAPKAADGLAQPAFRPLPLGAVRPRGWLQRQLRIQADGLTGHLDEFWPDVGQSQWFGGTAEGWERAPYWLDGAIPLAWLLDDQPMKTRLSRYVDYIVAHQRADGWYGPYPEDAVAKRYDMWAILLANKVLAQYHDATGDRRVLDAVVRSLRAVHAGLDRTPLYGWGKFRWYEGVVATLYAYERTHEPWLLDLARKLRTQGVDFQKLLATNDLAVPTPRRGLWKWTKHVVNTAMATKASALSWRLDQRPTDRAFATAMIEFLDRHHGQVTGMFSGDECLAGRNPLQGTELCSVVEFMYSLEHLFAVFGDPVFGDRLERVAFNALPATFAPDMWSHQYDQQVNQVQCTINPDHHWTTNGPESNLYGLEPNFGCCTSNMHQGWPKFVAHLWMKTPDEGLVAAAWAPCLVETRLRDVPVSMTVETDYPFRDIIKVTVAPGDPVRFPLLLRVPAWAVGPSVRVGSGPEQPMAPGTLHRIEREWTKPVDLTLRFPMHAKTSVRYNEAVAVERGPLVYSLQIGEEWSRVNADKPHRELPHGDFDVRPTTPWNYGIVVDDGPQGDSLTFLERPIGERPFSPGGAGVVATAKARQIPSWKLSAGWAGEISPPDVAWSDPGKAVTDQPVTEVTLIPYGCTNIRITEFPRVRRP
- a CDS encoding isocitrate/isopropylmalate dehydrogenase family protein, yielding MPKYKIAWLPGDGIGVDVMEAARIILDRIALDAEYIHGDIGWEFWRTEGDAFPARTIELLKNVNAAMFGAITSKPAKAAEAELVESLKGKGLQYRSPIVRMRQTFDLYNCLRPCKAYPGNPLNFKEGLDLVIFRENTEDLYSGVEFAPVPAELAATLGKLSKAFAPFQSLDANDYAVSCKINTRKGSERIARAAFEFARKFGRKKVTVVHKANVVRATDNLFLEMARSVAKGFPEIQMDEANVDALTMWLLKNPFNYDVLVAPNLYGDIVSDLCAQMVGGLGFGCSGNIGEKLAVFEPTHGSAPKYAGLYKANPIATILTAKMMLDWLGEVEKATRLEKAVAAVIAEGKVRTYDMGGKATTLEMAEAIAAKL
- a CDS encoding 3-isopropylmalate dehydratase large subunit, encoding MAGMTVVQKILARATGRASVDVGEVVEPAVDLAMSHENAALVMNQFEDVFNGTGLDAKVWDPSKLAIIFDHRVPAESSKTATNQKKIRGFVAKQGIARFHDIRADEGGICHQILTEYGYSRPGMVVVGTDSHTTTHGAMGAFAFGIGATEMAGVWALGTIFNVEVPGTIKVVVNGVMSPHVLPKDLILHVVGKLTAEGANFKVIEFHGDTIRRMPTSGRLVLCNMSVEAGATAGIVPCDDETLRYLREDAGVTDPTDAVRPDADAVYDRVLEIDAASLGPQIACPHTVDNVKPVGDVAGTTVNQIVIGSCTNGRLDDLEIAAGILRGRKVARGVRMIVFPASWRIYRAAMKQGVLADLVDAGAVVMNPGCGCCLGIHQGALGDGEVALSTTNRNFKGRMGNPKSEVYLCSPAVAAASALTGVITDPRA
- a CDS encoding 3-isopropylmalate dehydratase, which gives rise to MAKVVLKVGDDISTDHIYPGRFMATVLPSETPQFAFADFEFNARLKSGQVEQGSVIVGNNNFGCGSSREQAASCLKGYELTVIAKGFARIFLQNSCNLGLRTIICPAIEASEGDELEIGETKVVNKTTGRTFAIEPLPKARQAIIDAGGLIAYTRHRVLQKYGKA
- a CDS encoding S9 family peptidase, translating into MKRHAISVFSALVLVAALVSPAAAGTRPMRLDDLGRLVRVSDPQISPDGQSIVVVVARPNYEENRSDSELVLVDIASLARRPLTVDRRSVAHPRWSPTGDRLAFLALSGSGRDAALQIFVMPMAGGDARRLSNSPTGVQQFAWSPDGRTVAYATADEPEQRKGADRFNHSFEVTNDNFLTTAAPTSTHIWLVSADGGSPRRLTSGTWSLPVAFPPGAPASPLSWSPDGKLLAFVRTASAHSGDRGQSTAQVVEVGNGAIRAVARGEKFEGYPSFSPDGTQIAYWYPRDGARSNGNEVHVVPVAGGAGRSLTRSIDRNLARSIWMPDGQSLLVGGNDGSRVSLWLQPLVGAARRLDLGTVSPASSFWVDVTVGRAGSIAFAGSDPRTPAELYYMASASTAPRKLTDFNADIAAMSLGRSEVIEWKSDAFMHNGILTYPPDFTPGRKYPLVLVVHGGPRTASLEAFSSQAQIFASQGWIVFQPNYRGSDHLGNAYQSAILNDAGDGPGRDVMAGVAAVKKRGVVDEARVAVSGWSYGGYMTTWLAGHYPGFAVAVAGAAVTDWLDQYNLNDGNVGGAGSFGGSPWTGALMDAYRAQSPITYATKITAPTLVMSNTGDYRVTVTQSYKLYHALKDNRVETRFIAYPLAGHNAADPVHQRDVQRRWIEWIADHFAGIQGASAATR
- a CDS encoding amidohydrolase, producing MLTRTLTAAALVVVAVLAGSAQQLPDPAAGILASIDADKDRYAAVAKQIWDFAELGYQEERSSALLQKTLADAGFTVSKGAAGMPTAFTATYGSGKPVIVLMGEFDALPGLSQRAGDPARSPVTVGSPGHGCGHNLLGTASAAAAIAVKAWLQQGHRAGTVRYYGSPAEEGGGGKVYMVRAGLFSDVDAVIGWHPGDQNQANPASSLATIAATFRFYGTAAHAAASPDRGRSALDGVEAFDYMINMMREHVPQETRIHYIIKKGGVASNIVPDYAEGEYQARHPDMRTLEGIWDRILKAAEGAAMGTGTRVEHEVITSYWNVLPNETLSAVQYRSLQRVGGFDYTPDEQAFAEKIRATLISPATPMGAQKAVQPMRTGLVGSASTDMGDVSWNVPTAQMGAATFSPGVPAHSWQAVACAGMSIGAKGMLVAAKTMALTVTDLMQNPATLAKAKEEFLQKRGGAAFKYTSVAGATPPFDFRK